Proteins co-encoded in one Setaria viridis chromosome 9, Setaria_viridis_v4.0, whole genome shotgun sequence genomic window:
- the LOC117839281 gene encoding uncharacterized protein isoform X4, protein MNQFVPDWSNMGDTSRPLGEDDDLIELLWCNGHVVMQSQNNRKLPPRPEKAAAGAAAPAPAPAPQDDEAGLWFPFALADSLDKDIFSEFFCEAPPPPPAAAPVPATTDVEAGKPCRDDDVPLEDDCGRVGACAVSDAPCDLMPPPKSTHVSGSRQQTMSLADSGDNAGDLSDLVRAGSAGKAAVEAGASSMLSAIGSSICGSNQVLVQRAVSAPGRASGAARGGGGGGGCSGSALPSAMGSANANASGRGNEATVASSSGRSNYCFGTTTTTEPTSTSNRSSKRKRLDTEDSESPSEDAESESAAMLARKLPQKLTTARRSRAAEVHNLSERRRRDRINEKMRALQELIPHCNKTDKASMLDEAIEYLKSLQLQVQMMWMGSGIAAPPVMFPGVHQYLPRMGVGMGAAAMPSMPRMPFMAPQPVVPNAPVNPVPLSPGYRGHMPAVGITEPYAHYLGVNHLQPTPSQHFAQGVGYYPLGAKAAVQQNPAIHHVPGGGMPAAAAAAPGVLPPESAPSRGPG, encoded by the exons ATGAACCAGTTCGTGCCTGATTGGAGCAACATGGGAGACACCTCCAGGCCGCTCGG CGAAGACGATGACCTCATCGAGCTGCTCTGGTGCAACGGCCATGTCGTCATGCAGAGCCAGAACAACCGGAAGCTACCGCCGAGGcccgagaaggcggcggcgggggcggcagctccagcccccgcgccggcgccgcaagACGACGAGGCCGGCCTCTGGTTCCCGTTCGCGCTGGCCGACTCGCTCGACAAGGACATCTTCTCGGAGTTCTTCTgtgaagcaccgccgccgccgccggcggcggctccggtgCCCGCAACCACGGACGTCGAGGCCGGCAAGCCCTGCCGGGACGACGACGTGCCGTTGGAGGACGACTGCGGGCGCGTCGGGGCGTGCGCGGTGTCCGATGCCCCGTGCGACCTGATGCCGCCGCCCAAGTCGACGCACGTGTCGGGATCCAGGCAGCAGACGATGAGCCTGGCGGACAGCGGCGACAACGCCGGCGACCTCTCGGACCTCGTCCGCGCGGGCAGCGcggggaaggcggcggtggaggccggcGCGTCGTCGATGCTGAGCGCGATCGGGTCCAGCATCTGCGGGAGCAACCAGGTGCTGGTGCAGCGCGCGGTGAGCGCGCCGGGGCGCGcgtccggcgccgcccgcggcggcggcggcggcgggggatgcTCCGGCAGCGCGCTGCCGTCGGCGATGGGGAGCGCGAACGCCAACGCCAGCGGCAGGGGCAACGAGGCCACGGTGGCGTCCTCGTCGGGGCGGTCCAACTACtgcttcggcaccaccaccaccaccgagcCGACGAGCACCAGCAACCGGAGCAGCAAGCGCAAGCGGCTCGACACCGAGGACTCGGAGAGCCCCAGCGAG GACGCCGAGTCGGAGTCTGCCGCGATGCTGGCGCGCAAGCTGCCGCAGAAGCTGACGACGGCGCGGAGGAGCCGCGCCGCCGAGGTGCACAACCTCTCCGAGAGG AGGAGACGAGACAGGATCAACGAGAAGATGAGAGCCCTGCAAGAGCTCATACCTCACTGCAACAAG ACCGACAAGGCGTCAATGCTGGACGAGGCCATCGAGTACCTCAAGTCGCTGCAGCTGCAGGTGCAG ATGATGTGGATGGGCAGCGGCatcgcggcgccgccggtgatgTTCCCCGGCGTGCACCAGTACCTGCCGCGGATGGGCGTCGGGATGGGCGCCGCGGCGATGCCATCCATGCCGCGGATGCCGTTCATGGCCCCGCAGCCGGTGGTGCCCAACGCGCCCGTCAACCCCGTCCCGCTCTCGCCGGGCTACCGGGGGCACATGCCGGCGGTGGGCATCACCGAGCCCTACGCGCACTACCTCGGCGTCAACCACCTCCAGCCGACGCCGTCCCAG CATTTCGCGCAGGGCGTGGGATACTACCCGCTGGGGGCGAAGGCCGCCGTGCAGCAGAATCCGGCGATCCACCACGTGCCGGGCGGCGgcatgccggccgccgccgccgccgcgcccggggTGCTGCCCCCTGAAAGCGCTCCGAGCAGAGGACCAG GATGA
- the LOC117839281 gene encoding uncharacterized protein isoform X1 encodes MNQFVPDWSNMGDTSRPLGEDDDLIELLWCNGHVVMQSQNNRKLPPRPEKAAAGAAAPAPAPAPQDDEAGLWFPFALADSLDKDIFSEFFCEAPPPPPAAAPVPATTDVEAGKPCRDDDVPLEDDCGRVGACAVSDAPCDLMPPPKSTHVSGSRQQTMSLADSGDNAGDLSDLVRAGSAGKAAVEAGASSMLSAIGSSICGSNQVLVQRAVSAPGRASGAARGGGGGGGCSGSALPSAMGSANANASGRGNEATVASSSGRSNYCFGTTTTTEPTSTSNRSSKRKRLDTEDSESPSEDAESESAAMLARKLPQKLTTARRSRAAEVHNLSERRRRDRINEKMRALQELIPHCNKTDKASMLDEAIEYLKSLQLQVQMMWMGSGIAAPPVMFPGVHQYLPRMGVGMGAAAMPSMPRMPFMAPQPVVPNAPVNPVPLSPGYRGHMPAVGITEPYAHYLGVNHLQPTPSQHFAQGVGYYPLGAKAAVQQNPAIHHVPGGGMPAAAAAAPGVLPPESAPSRGPEGGKWLRSEKPTHRGSSTEA; translated from the exons ATGAACCAGTTCGTGCCTGATTGGAGCAACATGGGAGACACCTCCAGGCCGCTCGG CGAAGACGATGACCTCATCGAGCTGCTCTGGTGCAACGGCCATGTCGTCATGCAGAGCCAGAACAACCGGAAGCTACCGCCGAGGcccgagaaggcggcggcgggggcggcagctccagcccccgcgccggcgccgcaagACGACGAGGCCGGCCTCTGGTTCCCGTTCGCGCTGGCCGACTCGCTCGACAAGGACATCTTCTCGGAGTTCTTCTgtgaagcaccgccgccgccgccggcggcggctccggtgCCCGCAACCACGGACGTCGAGGCCGGCAAGCCCTGCCGGGACGACGACGTGCCGTTGGAGGACGACTGCGGGCGCGTCGGGGCGTGCGCGGTGTCCGATGCCCCGTGCGACCTGATGCCGCCGCCCAAGTCGACGCACGTGTCGGGATCCAGGCAGCAGACGATGAGCCTGGCGGACAGCGGCGACAACGCCGGCGACCTCTCGGACCTCGTCCGCGCGGGCAGCGcggggaaggcggcggtggaggccggcGCGTCGTCGATGCTGAGCGCGATCGGGTCCAGCATCTGCGGGAGCAACCAGGTGCTGGTGCAGCGCGCGGTGAGCGCGCCGGGGCGCGcgtccggcgccgcccgcggcggcggcggcggcgggggatgcTCCGGCAGCGCGCTGCCGTCGGCGATGGGGAGCGCGAACGCCAACGCCAGCGGCAGGGGCAACGAGGCCACGGTGGCGTCCTCGTCGGGGCGGTCCAACTACtgcttcggcaccaccaccaccaccgagcCGACGAGCACCAGCAACCGGAGCAGCAAGCGCAAGCGGCTCGACACCGAGGACTCGGAGAGCCCCAGCGAG GACGCCGAGTCGGAGTCTGCCGCGATGCTGGCGCGCAAGCTGCCGCAGAAGCTGACGACGGCGCGGAGGAGCCGCGCCGCCGAGGTGCACAACCTCTCCGAGAGG AGGAGACGAGACAGGATCAACGAGAAGATGAGAGCCCTGCAAGAGCTCATACCTCACTGCAACAAG ACCGACAAGGCGTCAATGCTGGACGAGGCCATCGAGTACCTCAAGTCGCTGCAGCTGCAGGTGCAG ATGATGTGGATGGGCAGCGGCatcgcggcgccgccggtgatgTTCCCCGGCGTGCACCAGTACCTGCCGCGGATGGGCGTCGGGATGGGCGCCGCGGCGATGCCATCCATGCCGCGGATGCCGTTCATGGCCCCGCAGCCGGTGGTGCCCAACGCGCCCGTCAACCCCGTCCCGCTCTCGCCGGGCTACCGGGGGCACATGCCGGCGGTGGGCATCACCGAGCCCTACGCGCACTACCTCGGCGTCAACCACCTCCAGCCGACGCCGTCCCAG CATTTCGCGCAGGGCGTGGGATACTACCCGCTGGGGGCGAAGGCCGCCGTGCAGCAGAATCCGGCGATCCACCACGTGCCGGGCGGCGgcatgccggccgccgccgccgccgcgcccggggTGCTGCCCCCTGAAAGCGCTCCGAGCAGAGGACCAG agggaggaaagtggcttagaAGTGAAAAGCCCACCCATCGTGGATCCTCAACGGAGGCGTAg
- the LOC117839281 gene encoding uncharacterized protein isoform X2 produces MNQFVPDWSNMGDTSRPLGEDDDLIELLWCNGHVVMQSQNNRKLPPRPEKAAAGAAAPAPAPAPQDDEAGLWFPFALADSLDKDIFSEFFCEAPPPPPAAAPVPATTDVEAGKPCRDDDVPLEDDCGRVGACAVSDAPCDLMPPPKSTHVSGSRQQTMSLADSGDNAGDLSDLVRAGSAGKAAVEAGASSMLSAIGSSICGSNQVLVQRAVSAPGRASGAARGGGGGGGCSGSALPSAMGSANANASGRGNEATVASSSGRSNYCFGTTTTTEPTSTSNRSSKRKRLDTEDSESPSEDAESESAAMLARKLPQKLTTARRSRAAEVHNLSERRRRDRINEKMRALQELIPHCNKTDKASMLDEAIEYLKSLQLQVQMMWMGSGIAAPPVMFPGVHQYLPRMGVGMGAAAMPSMPRMPFMAPQPVVPNAPVNPVPLSPGYRGHMPAVGITEPYAHYLGVNHLQPTPSQGVGYYPLGAKAAVQQNPAIHHVPGGGMPAAAAAAPGVLPPESAPSRGPEGGKWLRSEKPTHRGSSTEA; encoded by the exons ATGAACCAGTTCGTGCCTGATTGGAGCAACATGGGAGACACCTCCAGGCCGCTCGG CGAAGACGATGACCTCATCGAGCTGCTCTGGTGCAACGGCCATGTCGTCATGCAGAGCCAGAACAACCGGAAGCTACCGCCGAGGcccgagaaggcggcggcgggggcggcagctccagcccccgcgccggcgccgcaagACGACGAGGCCGGCCTCTGGTTCCCGTTCGCGCTGGCCGACTCGCTCGACAAGGACATCTTCTCGGAGTTCTTCTgtgaagcaccgccgccgccgccggcggcggctccggtgCCCGCAACCACGGACGTCGAGGCCGGCAAGCCCTGCCGGGACGACGACGTGCCGTTGGAGGACGACTGCGGGCGCGTCGGGGCGTGCGCGGTGTCCGATGCCCCGTGCGACCTGATGCCGCCGCCCAAGTCGACGCACGTGTCGGGATCCAGGCAGCAGACGATGAGCCTGGCGGACAGCGGCGACAACGCCGGCGACCTCTCGGACCTCGTCCGCGCGGGCAGCGcggggaaggcggcggtggaggccggcGCGTCGTCGATGCTGAGCGCGATCGGGTCCAGCATCTGCGGGAGCAACCAGGTGCTGGTGCAGCGCGCGGTGAGCGCGCCGGGGCGCGcgtccggcgccgcccgcggcggcggcggcggcgggggatgcTCCGGCAGCGCGCTGCCGTCGGCGATGGGGAGCGCGAACGCCAACGCCAGCGGCAGGGGCAACGAGGCCACGGTGGCGTCCTCGTCGGGGCGGTCCAACTACtgcttcggcaccaccaccaccaccgagcCGACGAGCACCAGCAACCGGAGCAGCAAGCGCAAGCGGCTCGACACCGAGGACTCGGAGAGCCCCAGCGAG GACGCCGAGTCGGAGTCTGCCGCGATGCTGGCGCGCAAGCTGCCGCAGAAGCTGACGACGGCGCGGAGGAGCCGCGCCGCCGAGGTGCACAACCTCTCCGAGAGG AGGAGACGAGACAGGATCAACGAGAAGATGAGAGCCCTGCAAGAGCTCATACCTCACTGCAACAAG ACCGACAAGGCGTCAATGCTGGACGAGGCCATCGAGTACCTCAAGTCGCTGCAGCTGCAGGTGCAG ATGATGTGGATGGGCAGCGGCatcgcggcgccgccggtgatgTTCCCCGGCGTGCACCAGTACCTGCCGCGGATGGGCGTCGGGATGGGCGCCGCGGCGATGCCATCCATGCCGCGGATGCCGTTCATGGCCCCGCAGCCGGTGGTGCCCAACGCGCCCGTCAACCCCGTCCCGCTCTCGCCGGGCTACCGGGGGCACATGCCGGCGGTGGGCATCACCGAGCCCTACGCGCACTACCTCGGCGTCAACCACCTCCAGCCGACGCCGTCCCAG GGCGTGGGATACTACCCGCTGGGGGCGAAGGCCGCCGTGCAGCAGAATCCGGCGATCCACCACGTGCCGGGCGGCGgcatgccggccgccgccgccgccgcgcccggggTGCTGCCCCCTGAAAGCGCTCCGAGCAGAGGACCAG agggaggaaagtggcttagaAGTGAAAAGCCCACCCATCGTGGATCCTCAACGGAGGCGTAg
- the LOC117839281 gene encoding uncharacterized protein isoform X3, giving the protein MNQFVPDWSNMGDTSRPLGEDDDLIELLWCNGHVVMQSQNNRKLPPRPEKAAAGAAAPAPAPAPQDDEAGLWFPFALADSLDKDIFSEFFCEAPPPPPAAAPVPATTDVEAGKPCRDDDVPLEDDCGRVGACAVSDAPCDLMPPPKSTHVSGSRQQTMSLADSGDNAGDLSDLVRAGSAGKAAVEAGASSMLSAIGSSICGSNQVLVQRAVSAPGRASGAARGGGGGGGCSGSALPSAMGSANANASGRGNEATVASSSGRSNYCFGTTTTTEPTSTSNRSSKRKRLDTEDSESPSEDAESESAAMLARKLPQKLTTARRSRAAEVHNLSERRRRDRINEKMRALQELIPHCNKTDKASMLDEAIEYLKSLQLQVQMMWMGSGIAAPPVMFPGVHQYLPRMGVGMGAAAMPSMPRMPFMAPQPVVPNAPVNPVPLSPGYRGHMPAVGITEPYAHYLGVNHLQPTPSQHFAQGVGYYPLGAKAAVQQNPAIHHVPGGGMPAAAAAAPGVLPPESAPSRGPGTMPTALLS; this is encoded by the exons ATGAACCAGTTCGTGCCTGATTGGAGCAACATGGGAGACACCTCCAGGCCGCTCGG CGAAGACGATGACCTCATCGAGCTGCTCTGGTGCAACGGCCATGTCGTCATGCAGAGCCAGAACAACCGGAAGCTACCGCCGAGGcccgagaaggcggcggcgggggcggcagctccagcccccgcgccggcgccgcaagACGACGAGGCCGGCCTCTGGTTCCCGTTCGCGCTGGCCGACTCGCTCGACAAGGACATCTTCTCGGAGTTCTTCTgtgaagcaccgccgccgccgccggcggcggctccggtgCCCGCAACCACGGACGTCGAGGCCGGCAAGCCCTGCCGGGACGACGACGTGCCGTTGGAGGACGACTGCGGGCGCGTCGGGGCGTGCGCGGTGTCCGATGCCCCGTGCGACCTGATGCCGCCGCCCAAGTCGACGCACGTGTCGGGATCCAGGCAGCAGACGATGAGCCTGGCGGACAGCGGCGACAACGCCGGCGACCTCTCGGACCTCGTCCGCGCGGGCAGCGcggggaaggcggcggtggaggccggcGCGTCGTCGATGCTGAGCGCGATCGGGTCCAGCATCTGCGGGAGCAACCAGGTGCTGGTGCAGCGCGCGGTGAGCGCGCCGGGGCGCGcgtccggcgccgcccgcggcggcggcggcggcgggggatgcTCCGGCAGCGCGCTGCCGTCGGCGATGGGGAGCGCGAACGCCAACGCCAGCGGCAGGGGCAACGAGGCCACGGTGGCGTCCTCGTCGGGGCGGTCCAACTACtgcttcggcaccaccaccaccaccgagcCGACGAGCACCAGCAACCGGAGCAGCAAGCGCAAGCGGCTCGACACCGAGGACTCGGAGAGCCCCAGCGAG GACGCCGAGTCGGAGTCTGCCGCGATGCTGGCGCGCAAGCTGCCGCAGAAGCTGACGACGGCGCGGAGGAGCCGCGCCGCCGAGGTGCACAACCTCTCCGAGAGG AGGAGACGAGACAGGATCAACGAGAAGATGAGAGCCCTGCAAGAGCTCATACCTCACTGCAACAAG ACCGACAAGGCGTCAATGCTGGACGAGGCCATCGAGTACCTCAAGTCGCTGCAGCTGCAGGTGCAG ATGATGTGGATGGGCAGCGGCatcgcggcgccgccggtgatgTTCCCCGGCGTGCACCAGTACCTGCCGCGGATGGGCGTCGGGATGGGCGCCGCGGCGATGCCATCCATGCCGCGGATGCCGTTCATGGCCCCGCAGCCGGTGGTGCCCAACGCGCCCGTCAACCCCGTCCCGCTCTCGCCGGGCTACCGGGGGCACATGCCGGCGGTGGGCATCACCGAGCCCTACGCGCACTACCTCGGCGTCAACCACCTCCAGCCGACGCCGTCCCAG CATTTCGCGCAGGGCGTGGGATACTACCCGCTGGGGGCGAAGGCCGCCGTGCAGCAGAATCCGGCGATCCACCACGTGCCGGGCGGCGgcatgccggccgccgccgccgccgcgcccggggTGCTGCCCCCTGAAAGCGCTCCGAGCAGAGGACCAGGTACAATGCCCACGGCTCTGCTCTCCTGA
- the LOC117840120 gene encoding uncharacterized protein translates to MDHRAFVRPIAVATALQLLAALHGAGPCVTTARPLVGRLPAAASRSRATTTSALAVAPAAAAQYQRGAAAGGDEDAAAREGKWLPFAGAHHLPAAYWAHKPVPWAGVAVGASPELGAAGAVEGGGGEKVVRDRDHRRRHGRESYVGDDVTTRQEQLAMWASLLNPKGRGTPATGWLPAPGIGEAADDEPAKAADTVPVEGAEGDEPSASAGQTYWGNNGN, encoded by the coding sequence ATGGACCACCGCGCCTTCGTCCGCCCGATCGCCGTCGCCACGGCGCTGcagctcctcgccgcgctccacgGGGCCGGGCCGTGCGTTACCACGGCCCGGCCGCTGGTGGGACGGCTGCCCGCGGCGGCCTCCCGGTCccgggcgacgacgacgtccgcgctggcggtggcgccggctgccgccgcccaaTATCAgcggggcgcggcggctggcggcgacgaggacgcggCCGCCAGGGAGGGCAAGTGGCTGCCGTTCGCGGGCGCGCACCACCTTCCCGCGGCGTACTGGGCGCACAAGCCGGTGCCGTGGGCgggggtggcggtgggcgcGTCCCCGGAGCtgggcgccgccggtgccgtggagggcggcggcggggagaaggTCGTGCGTGACCGGGACCACCGCCGTCGTCACGGCCGGGAGTCGTACGTGGGCGACGATGTGACGACGCGGCAGGAGCAGCTCGCCATGTGGGCGTCGCTGCTCAACCCCAAGGGGAGAGGGACGCCGGCCACCGGGTGGTTGCCGGCGCCGGGGATCGGCgaggcggccgacgacgagccagcCAAGGCGGCAGATACTGTCCCTGTCGAAGGGGCGGAGGGGGATGAACCGTCGGCCTCGGCCGGCCAGACCTACTGGGGCAACAACGGCAACTGA
- the LOC117836788 gene encoding uncharacterized protein → MAERGTIDQCLLVSTNTTPTLPSTSVARVSGWTGFDEAPNQVSVRDSSHRRPRRRIPRTGVPCCDHRAAPERSYQASNPRPAGPSVGSCRGCFIKAAAALPVSLSPRITPPLTRSNRHYPRSSTVPSVRPSIARASQTSRRRVLPLPQSSRPLLARAPRKGQHQTPAAMEKAAPPIPTQETGAAAPPWADMETDCLAHVFRRLDLEDLAAAAPLVCRGWRRAVADPSLWRALDLRRDHVARFMPWAPLAAAFARRYGVPRFALGGFLRICVARAQGSADDVALPPLLASPAADLDHISLQCPRLRRLALPQLPAGDEARLPDLIPRWPLLEHLELDAKPSSASFPALAAQLGRHCPNFVSLKTSGAVKPEDAAALARSVPRLRSLCLDRSYLPKQELLAIIAGCRDLRELSARGCVGFDEGDEEVARRGARMERFDVTGSRMIDELQDELAGGGDDLCDSSYVDVM, encoded by the exons ATGGCAGAGAGGGGCACGATCGATCAATGTCTTCTTGTCTCCACAAATACAACACCAACCCTGCCTTCTACAAGTGTGGCGCGTGTTTCCGGATGGACAGGCTTTGACGAAGCTCCAAACCAAGTCAGCGTCAGGGACAGCAGCCATCGGCgaccaagaagaagaatcccAAGGACGGGAGTGCCGTGCTGCGACCACCGTGCTGCCCCGGAGCGCAGCTACCAGGCCAGCaacccccggccggccggccccagTGTCGGAAGCTGCCGCGGCTGCTTTATAaaggcggccgccgcgctcccAGTCTCTCTCAGTCCTCGGATCACCCCACCATTAACCAGGTCTAATCGCCATTACCCCCGCAGCTCCACCGtcccgtccgtccgtccgtccatcGCGCGCGCGTCCCAAACAAGTCGGAGGAGAGTCCTCCCCCTTCCCCAAAGTTCCCGTCCCCTcctcgcgcgcgcgccgcgaaAGGGTCAGCACCAGACACCAGCAGCCATGGAGAAAGCGGCGCCCCCCATCCCCACGCAGGAgaccggcgccgcggcgccgccgtgggcgGACATGGAGACGGACTGCCTGGCGCACGTGTTCCGGCGGCTCGACCTCGAGGACCTGGCCGCGGCGGCCCCGCTCGTGTGCCGCGGgtggcgccgcgccgtcgccgacccGTCCCTGTGGCGCGCGCTCGACCTGCGCCGGGACCACGTCGCGCGCTTCATGCCAtgggcgccgctcgccgccgccttcgcgcGCCGGTACGGCGTGCCGCGgttcgcgctcgggggcttcctCAGGATCTGCGTCGCGCGCGCGCAGGGATCCGCGGACGACGTCGCGctcccgccgctcctcgcctcgccggccgccgaccTCGACCACATTTCGCTACA GTGCCCGAGGCTGCGGCGGCTGGCGCTCCCGCAgctccccgccggcgacgaggcgcggcTGCCGGACCTCATCCCGCGGTGGCCGCTGCTGGAGCACCTGGAGCTGGACGCCAAGCCGTCCTCGGCCTCCTtccccgccctcgccgcgcaGCTCGGCCGGCACTGCCCCAATTTCGTCAGCCTCAAGACCTCGGGCGCCGTCAAGCCCGAGGacgccgcggcgctggcgcgcTCGGTACCCCGGCTCCGCTCCCTGTGCCTCGACCGGTCCTACCTGCCAAAGCAGGAGCTGCTCGCCATCATCGCCGGCTGCCGGGACCTCCGGGAGCTCAGCGCCCGGGGCTGCGTCGGGTTCGACGAGGGCGACGAGGAGGTGGCCAGGCGCGGCGCCCGGATGGAGCGGTTCGACGTCACAGGGTCCAGGATGATCGACGAGCTCCAGGACgagctggccggcggcggcgacgacctctGCGACTCCTCCTACGTCGACGTCATGTGA
- the LOC117839146 gene encoding serine/threonine-protein kinase 54, producing the protein MASSTSEMPEAKEKLKRSGSLGGNDAYVRADKIDLTSLDIQLEKQLTKTWGKANLKSQGPKEEWEIDLAKLEIRYVIAQGTYGTVYRGTYDGQDVAVKLLDWGEDGFATEAETAALRTSFKQEVAVWHKLSHPNVTKFVGASMGTTDLKIPANNSNGGARTNLPARACCVVVEYLAGGTLKQYLIKNSRRKLAYKVVVQLALDLARGLSYLHSRKIVHRDVKTENMLLTPQRNLKIADFGVARVEAQNPKDMTGATGTLGYMAPEVLDGKPYNRKCDVYSFGICLWEIYCCDMPYPDLSFADVSSAVVHQNLRPDIPRCCPSTFANVMRKCWDANPDKRPDMDEVVQLLEALDTSKGGGMIPDGQSPGCLCFTKARGP; encoded by the exons ATGGCTTCGAGCACCAGCGAGATGCCTGAGGCGAAGGAGAAGCTGAAGAGGTCCGGGAGCCTGGGAGGCAACGATGCGTATGTGCGAGCCGACAAGATTGATCTTACGAGCCTTGACATCCAGCTGGAGAAGCAGCTCACCAAGACCTGGGGCAAGGCCAACCTCAAGTCCCAGGGGCCTAAGGAGGAGTGGGAGATCGATCTTGCGAAGCTGGAGATCCGCTATGTCATCGCGCAGGGGACTTATGGCACCGTGTATCGCGGCACCTATGATGGCCAGGACGTTGCAG TGAAGCTTTTGGATTGGGGAGAAGATGGTTTTGCTACAGAAGCTGAAACTGCAGCTTTGCGAACATCATTTAAGCAGGAGGTTGCTGTTTGGCATAAGCTAAGCCATCCTAATGTTACAAAG TTTGTTGGTGCATCTATGGGTACCACAGATCTTAAGATTCCAGCCAACAATTCCAACGGTGGTGCACGTACTAACTTGCCAGCAAGAGCATGTTGTGTTGTGGTAGAATATCTCGCTGGAGGAACTTTGAAGCAATATTTGATAAAGAACAGCCGACGGAAGCTTGCTTACAAAGTTGTGGTTCAGCTTGCATTGGATTTGGCTAGAGG ATTGAGTTATCTACACTCCAGAAAGATTGTACACAGGGATGTGAAAACTGAAAACATGCTGCTCACTCCACAGCGAAACCTTAAGATTGCTGATTTTGGTGTTGCTCGTGTTGAGGCTCAgaatccaaaggacatgactggTGCAACAGGCACACTTGGTTATATGGCCCCAGAG GTTCTTGATGGTAAACCATACAACAGGAAGTGTGATGTTTACAGTTTTGGCATTTGCCTGTGGGAAATCTATTGTTGTGACATGCCGTACCCAGACCTTAGTTTTGCCGATGTCTCATCCGCTGTTGTCCATCAG AATCTGCGCCCAGACATTCCCCGCTGCTGTCCAAGCACATTTGCTAATGTTATGCGGAAATGCTGGGATGCAAATCCTGATAAACGCCCTGATATGGATGAGGTGGTACAGCTTTTAGAGGCTCTTGACACAAGCAAAGGCGGTGGCATGATACCGGATGGCCAGTCACCAGGATGCTTATGCTTCACCAAGGCTCGCGGTCCATAG